One window from the genome of Choloepus didactylus isolate mChoDid1 chromosome 2, mChoDid1.pri, whole genome shotgun sequence encodes:
- the NHLH1 gene encoding helix-loop-helix protein 1, giving the protein MMLNSDPMELDLPPTHSETESGFSDCGGGAGPDGAGPGEPGGGQARGPEPGEPGRKDLQHLSREERRRRRRATAKYRTAHATRERIRVEAFNLAFAELRKLLPTLPPDKKLSKIEILRLAICYISYLNHVLDV; this is encoded by the coding sequence ATGATGCTCAACTCAGACCCCATGGAGCTGGACCTGCCTCCCACCCACTCGGAGACCGAGTCGGGCTTCAGCGActgtgggggaggggcggggcccgATGGTGCTGGGCCCGGGGAGCCTGGAGGGGGCCAAGCCCGGGGCCCGGAGCCCGGAGAGCCGGGCCGCAAAGACCTGCAGCACCTGAGCCGCGAGGAGCGCCGGCGCCGGCGCCGAGCCACAGCCAAGTACCGCACGGCCCACGCCACGCGGGAGCGCATCCGCGTGGAAGCCTTCAACCTGGCCTTCGCCGAGCTGCGCAAGCTGCTGCCCACGCTGCCCCCCGACAAGAAGCTCTCCAAGATTGAGATCCTGCGCCTCGCCATCTGTTACATCTCCTACCTGAACCACGTGCTGGACGTCTGA